In a single window of the Dreissena polymorpha isolate Duluth1 chromosome 3, UMN_Dpol_1.0, whole genome shotgun sequence genome:
- the LOC127874624 gene encoding 3-oxo-5-alpha-steroid 4-dehydrogenase 1-like — MEISTLTTLVNLVYQNDIYILHLVSYTYIVTSVLVLFLLISGITAPYGRYTRDGWGIFVNGKLAWFVQEIPSFAVPVIFIFQDAPGLRKAPNVLLFSLFVIHYFQRACIFPFLIRGGKPTPFVPFFLALVFCFVNGYLQSAFLLFHADYGNNWWTRTHIWIGVVIFFAGMFINIQSDHILRNLRQPGETGYKIPKGGMFNYVSGANLFGEILEWFGFAVATWSFPALAFSFFTCCNIGPRAWQHHKYYLSKFDDYPKSRKAVIPFLL; from the exons ATGGAAATTTCAACGTTAACGACGTTGGTAAATCTCGTTTACCAGAACGACATTTATATTCTGCATCTAGTTTCGTATACATACATTGTTACATCGGTGTTAGTGTTGTTCTTGCTAATTTCTGGAATAACCGCCCCGTATGGTCGCTATACACGCGATGGATGGGGAATTTTCGTTAATGGAAAGTTGGCATGGTTCGTTCAAGAGATCCCATCGTTTGCAGTTCCAGTGATATTTATCTTCCAAGATGCTCCCGGCTTACGAAAGGCGCCGAATGTTTTGCTATTTTCATTGTTTGTCATACACTATTTTCAAAG AGCGTGCATATTCCCTTTTCTAATCAGGGGAGGTAAGCCGACTCCGTTCGTGCCGTTCTTTCTCGCCCTTGTGTTCTGCTTCGTCAATGGCTACCTTCAGTCGGCCTTCCTTCTCTTCCACGCAGACTACGGCAACAACTGGTGGACCAGAACACATATATGGATAG GTGTGGTTATCTTTTTCGCGGGTATGTTTATTAACATACAATCTGATCACATCCTGCGCAATCTGAGACAACCAGGCGAAACAGGCTACAAGATCCCTAAAG GTGGAATGTTTAACTATGTTTCGGGAGCGAACCTTTTCGGCGAGATTCTGGAGTGGTTCGGTTTTGCGGTGGCCACGTGGTCGTTTCCCGCCCTCGCGTTCTCGTTCTTCACGTGCTGCAACATTGGACCGCGAGCTTGGCAGCACCACAA GTACTATCTGTCCAAATTCGATGACTATCCGAAATCTCGTAAGGCGGTGATCCCATTCCTCCTGTAG